The Duganella sp. BuS-21 sequence AGAACACCACGCGGTTCTCGGGTTCGCCGGCCAGACCCAGCTTGCGCACCTGCATATACGCCATGGCGGTAATCATGCTGGAACCAAGCGCGATCAGCGCCGGTGTCAACAGGTTGGCGTCGAAGGCGGGGCGCAGCAGCAGGGTGACGCCGATGAAGCTGCAGCCGACGGCCAGCATCAGCGGCCATTTGACGTCGCCTTTGGCGTGCCACCAGCCCATGGCGAACAGCCAGGCGGCGATCCAGATCGGCGACATGTAGTTGAGGGTCATGGCGGTGGCCAGCGGCAGTTCGCCGATGGAGTAGTACCACAGCCAGAGAGAGATAACGCCGATGACGCCGCGCCACAGGTGGGCGCCCGGCATGCTGGTGCGGAAGCTGCCGCCCTGCATTTTGATCAGGGTGGCCAGCGTCATCACGCCGACCACCCCGCGATACAGCACCAGTTCCGATGTCGAGAATTCCACCGAGGCCAGTTTGACGCAGACACCCATCACGGCAAACATAAAACTCGCAAACAACATCCACAGTGACTGCATGGTTAAACCTTATAAAGCCATCTTGCGACTGTACCACTCGTGGAAGTGCTGCATGCCGTCTTCCATCGGTGACTGATACGGCCCGCCGTCCGTCTCGCCGCGTTGCAT is a genomic window containing:
- a CDS encoding DMT family transporter; the encoded protein is MQSLWMLFASFMFAVMGVCVKLASVEFSTSELVLYRGVVGVMTLATLIKMQGGSFRTSMPGAHLWRGVIGVISLWLWYYSIGELPLATAMTLNYMSPIWIAAWLFAMGWWHAKGDVKWPLMLAVGCSFIGVTLLLRPAFDANLLTPALIALGSSMITAMAYMQVRKLGLAGEPENRVVFYFTVMNLLAGIVGVLITGGSEGPAWHPITSWRSGLLLLAIGVCATSAQIAMTRAYRLGNTLVVANLQYTGIVFSSVWGVLVFGDVFDWHSWAGIAIILASGMAATFYNTRNTERGKAIANTDPIASEV